One window of Mobula birostris isolate sMobBir1 chromosome 16, sMobBir1.hap1, whole genome shotgun sequence genomic DNA carries:
- the LOC140210999 gene encoding metalloproteinase inhibitor 4-like produces the protein MYKGFEMKKMVDYIYTSSSSSLCGIELETNIQYLITGHFDIQGIVHIGICNWIVPWDDLTSLQKWHLKWNKYETGCSCQIVSCPSVPCSSPTKTQCIWTDLVYEKTRTGSQAKNSVCSKEGDGSCHWSDERSASMNENIYYGEP, from the exons ATGTACAAAGGATTTGAAATGAAGAAAATGGTGGACTATATTTACACATCTTCCAGCTCTTCTCTATGTGGTATTGAGCTGGAAACCAATATCCAGTACCTCATAACAG GCCATTTCGATATTCAGGGGATCGTTCATATTGGGATCTGCAATTGGATTGTTCCATGGGATGACCTAACTTCATTACAGAAATGGCACCTGAAGTGGAACAAGTATGAAACTGGCTGCTCCTGTCAA ATTGTCAGCTGTCCCAGTGTACCATGCTCCTCTCCAACAAAGACCCAATGTATTTGGACTGACCTGGTATATGAGAAAACTCGAACTGGATCACAGGCAAAGAACAGTGTCTGCTCAAAGGAGGGTGATGGCTCCTGTCACTGGTCTGATGAAAGATCAGCCAGCATGAATGAAAATATCTATTATGGTGAACCTTGA